One Meiothermus sp. QL-1 DNA segment encodes these proteins:
- a CDS encoding cobaltochelatase subunit CobN, protein MTYRQKVLRPDGRPVHIVQKRGHLSYCYTGCCCGHTERGYARVPAEVYKEEWLRRRLRNVVHLTRGGCLGPCALANVAALVFDGRSVWFHSVNTPWQVRLIFDYIEAMLAADRFLPPPPELAEYVFNFYDWEARGINQTPPAPLKPAPGGLSGLALLTHADTDLLALEAAKTLLPPGFPPVLGLSLNRLKTPEQMALWLQGPLGEARVVLLRLHGSLEGVPGIAALLEHARAHGQHLLLVSGLGEFPPELARRSSVGPEVLRKATAYLMAGGVDNLVELCKYLSDALLGSRLGYSPPVPQPEHGLYHPRLPQGASLEDWQRLCDPSRPTAGILFYRAHFLSGNLAFIDGLVEALEARGMNALPVFTSSLRSMEEGFPAALRLLEGRVDVLISTLAFALGAQGEGQGAFERMGVPVVQAIAAGMPKGAWEVSSRGLNPLETAMHVALPEFDGRLIGVPISFKDQAPLYAPEPERMERVAGLAWRLASLRRKPNAEKRVALVLTHASAKAQAVGGAVGLDTPASLLRLLRAMRARGYTLPELPETPEALMALLLSAGSYDPRHPLDPSRVVRIPRAAYLRWFRDFPEALRLRMEDFWGTPRERGYTLREGRLRTDKKILSKGLGALAQLNLQEEPYSDEESYWVAALELGNVLIALQPPRGYGLDPDAIYHTPDLPPTHHYAAFYRWLEVGFGADAIVHMGKHGTLEWLPGKGVGLSAACAPDALLGELPLFYPFILNDPGEGTQAKRRAHAAIVDHLPPPLTLAETYGPLARLSELVNEYYALEKLDPSKLPLLQQEIWQILEETQLKTDLELKSLLSADHGDHKHEWDETLTPEGIPASLAEMEGRQVAHLLEDLEGYLCELGLAQIRDGLHILGQLPPLAETLRALTRLPNGPVPGWLASLARAYGFDLEALLEHKGRRLDPPHPLGQSHAQVLESLERLALELYQALEEDLDPEAALRSLPPPLAHPEALEELRQTLVYAATRLVPALERTDDEIENLLRGLEGGYIPPGPAGAPSRGQAHALPSGRNFYAVDPRALPSPGAWRVGERLARETLERYLKETGRYPETVALSAWGTAQMRTQGDDVAQVLAFLGVRPRWHPVSRRIEGLEAIPLGELGRPRIDVVLRISGFFRDAFPHLIALLDEAFELVMQLPEPPEQNYPRKHYLAELQKESQEPLETLEARARWRIFGAKPGSYGAGLLHLIETGHWEGPADLAQVYLSWGGYAYGRDAEGVEAQATFAERLRQVELALHNQDNREHDILDADDYFQYHGGLIAAVRALRGEAPRAYFGDSADPERPRVRDLREEILRVYRSRVVNPKWLQAVQRHGYKGGLELAATVDYLFGYSATAGVVPDFVFEGVAEAYALDPGIQAFLKAANPWALQAIAERLLEASARGLWQAREDTLARLREVILESEAALEGLGEAP, encoded by the coding sequence ATGACCTACCGCCAGAAAGTCCTGCGCCCGGATGGCCGCCCGGTGCACATCGTGCAGAAGCGGGGCCACCTGAGCTACTGCTACACCGGGTGTTGCTGCGGCCACACCGAGCGGGGCTACGCGAGGGTGCCCGCCGAGGTCTACAAGGAGGAGTGGCTCAGGCGCAGGTTGCGCAACGTGGTGCACCTGACCCGGGGGGGCTGCCTGGGCCCGTGCGCGCTGGCCAACGTGGCCGCGCTGGTCTTCGACGGGCGCTCGGTCTGGTTCCACTCGGTGAATACCCCCTGGCAGGTGCGGCTCATCTTCGACTACATCGAGGCCATGCTGGCCGCCGACCGCTTCCTGCCCCCTCCGCCCGAGCTGGCCGAGTACGTCTTCAACTTCTACGACTGGGAGGCCCGGGGAATCAACCAGACCCCCCCAGCCCCCCTGAAGCCAGCCCCTGGGGGGCTATCGGGCCTGGCCCTTCTGACCCACGCCGACACCGACCTCCTGGCCCTGGAGGCGGCCAAGACCCTCCTGCCCCCTGGCTTTCCCCCCGTGCTGGGGCTGAGCCTCAACCGGCTCAAGACCCCCGAACAGATGGCGCTTTGGCTCCAGGGCCCCCTGGGCGAGGCCCGGGTGGTGCTGCTGCGGCTGCACGGCTCGCTGGAGGGGGTGCCGGGCATAGCGGCCCTCTTGGAGCATGCCCGGGCCCACGGCCAGCACCTCCTCCTGGTGAGCGGCCTGGGCGAGTTTCCCCCAGAGCTAGCTCGGCGGTCCAGCGTGGGCCCGGAGGTCCTGCGCAAGGCCACCGCCTACCTGATGGCCGGCGGGGTGGACAACCTGGTGGAGCTCTGCAAGTACCTTTCAGACGCCCTACTGGGAAGCCGCCTGGGCTACAGCCCACCCGTGCCCCAGCCCGAGCACGGCCTCTACCACCCCCGCCTGCCCCAGGGGGCCAGCCTGGAGGACTGGCAGCGGCTCTGCGACCCCTCGAGGCCCACCGCCGGCATCCTCTTCTACCGGGCTCACTTCCTTTCAGGCAACCTCGCGTTCATAGACGGGCTGGTGGAGGCCCTGGAGGCCCGGGGCATGAACGCTCTTCCCGTCTTCACCTCCTCGCTGCGGTCCATGGAGGAGGGCTTCCCGGCGGCCTTGAGGCTTTTGGAGGGGCGGGTAGACGTGCTGATCTCCACCCTGGCCTTCGCCCTAGGCGCCCAGGGGGAAGGTCAGGGGGCCTTTGAGCGGATGGGGGTGCCGGTGGTGCAGGCCATCGCCGCTGGGATGCCCAAAGGAGCCTGGGAGGTGAGCAGCCGGGGGCTGAACCCCCTCGAGACCGCCATGCACGTGGCCCTGCCAGAGTTTGACGGGCGGCTTATTGGGGTGCCCATCAGCTTCAAGGACCAGGCCCCGCTGTACGCCCCCGAGCCCGAGCGGATGGAGCGGGTGGCGGGCCTGGCCTGGCGGCTTGCCAGCCTGAGGCGAAAGCCCAACGCGGAGAAGCGGGTGGCGCTGGTGCTCACCCACGCCTCGGCCAAGGCCCAGGCTGTGGGGGGAGCGGTGGGGCTCGATACCCCCGCCTCGCTCCTCCGGCTCCTGCGGGCCATGCGGGCCAGGGGCTACACCCTCCCCGAGCTGCCCGAGACCCCCGAGGCCCTGATGGCCCTGCTCCTCAGCGCCGGCAGCTACGATCCCCGCCACCCGCTGGACCCCTCCCGGGTGGTCCGCATCCCCCGCGCCGCCTACCTGCGCTGGTTCCGGGACTTTCCCGAGGCCCTGCGCCTGCGCATGGAGGACTTCTGGGGCACCCCCCGCGAGCGGGGCTACACCCTGCGGGAGGGCCGGCTCAGGACCGATAAGAAGATCCTCTCCAAAGGGCTTGGGGCCCTGGCCCAGCTCAACCTGCAGGAAGAGCCCTACAGCGACGAGGAGAGCTACTGGGTGGCGGCCCTGGAACTGGGGAACGTGCTCATCGCCCTCCAGCCCCCCCGGGGCTACGGCCTCGACCCTGATGCCATCTACCACACCCCCGACCTACCCCCCACCCACCACTACGCCGCTTTCTACCGCTGGCTTGAGGTGGGGTTCGGGGCCGACGCCATCGTGCACATGGGCAAGCACGGCACCCTGGAGTGGCTTCCTGGCAAGGGGGTGGGCCTTTCGGCGGCCTGCGCCCCGGACGCCTTGCTGGGCGAGCTGCCGCTTTTCTACCCCTTCATCCTGAACGACCCCGGGGAGGGCACCCAGGCCAAACGGCGGGCCCACGCCGCCATCGTGGACCACCTGCCCCCACCGCTCACCCTGGCCGAGACCTATGGCCCCCTGGCCCGCCTCAGCGAGCTGGTGAACGAGTACTACGCTCTGGAAAAGCTCGACCCCAGCAAGCTGCCCCTTCTGCAACAGGAAATCTGGCAAATTTTAGAGGAGACCCAGCTCAAGACCGACCTCGAGCTAAAAAGCCTGCTCTCCGCCGACCACGGCGACCACAAGCACGAGTGGGACGAGACCCTCACCCCGGAAGGCATCCCCGCCAGCCTGGCTGAGATGGAGGGCCGCCAGGTGGCCCACCTTTTGGAAGACCTCGAGGGCTACCTCTGCGAGCTGGGGCTGGCCCAGATTCGCGATGGGCTCCACATCCTAGGCCAGCTCCCCCCCCTGGCCGAGACCCTCCGGGCCCTCACCCGGCTGCCCAACGGACCTGTGCCGGGCTGGCTGGCCAGCCTGGCGCGGGCCTACGGGTTCGACCTCGAGGCCCTTCTAGAGCACAAGGGCCGCCGCCTGGACCCCCCCCACCCCCTGGGCCAGAGCCACGCCCAGGTGCTCGAAAGCCTGGAGCGCCTGGCCCTGGAGCTCTACCAGGCCCTGGAGGAGGACCTCGACCCGGAGGCCGCCCTGCGCAGCCTGCCCCCGCCCCTGGCACACCCGGAAGCGCTAGAGGAGCTGAGGCAGACCCTGGTCTATGCCGCCACCCGGCTGGTACCGGCCTTGGAGCGCACCGACGACGAAATTGAGAACCTCCTGCGGGGCCTGGAAGGGGGGTACATCCCCCCGGGCCCGGCCGGGGCCCCCAGCCGCGGCCAGGCCCACGCGCTGCCCAGCGGGCGCAACTTCTACGCGGTGGACCCCCGCGCCCTGCCCTCCCCCGGGGCCTGGCGGGTAGGAGAGCGGCTGGCTCGGGAAACCCTGGAGCGCTACCTCAAGGAGACGGGCCGCTACCCTGAGACGGTGGCCCTCTCGGCCTGGGGCACCGCCCAGATGCGCACCCAGGGCGACGATGTGGCCCAGGTGCTGGCCTTTTTGGGGGTGCGCCCCCGCTGGCATCCGGTGAGCCGGCGTATCGAGGGGCTGGAAGCCATCCCCCTAGGCGAGCTGGGCCGTCCCCGCATCGACGTGGTGCTGCGCATCTCGGGCTTCTTTCGCGACGCCTTCCCCCACCTCATCGCCCTTCTGGACGAAGCCTTCGAGCTGGTGATGCAGCTTCCCGAGCCGCCTGAGCAAAACTACCCCCGCAAGCACTACCTGGCCGAGCTGCAAAAGGAAAGCCAAGAACCCCTGGAAACCCTGGAGGCCCGGGCCCGCTGGCGCATCTTCGGGGCCAAGCCGGGGAGCTACGGGGCAGGGCTGCTGCACCTGATTGAGACCGGCCACTGGGAGGGCCCGGCCGACCTGGCCCAGGTCTACCTTAGCTGGGGGGGGTACGCCTACGGGCGGGATGCGGAAGGGGTAGAGGCCCAGGCCACCTTCGCCGAGCGCCTGAGGCAGGTGGAGCTGGCCCTGCACAACCAGGACAACCGCGAACACGACATCCTGGACGCCGACGACTACTTCCAGTACCACGGGGGGCTTATCGCTGCGGTGCGCGCGCTGCGGGGCGAGGCCCCCCGGGCCTACTTCGGCGACTCCGCCGACCCCGAGCGCCCCCGGGTGCGCGACCTGAGGGAGGAAATCCTCAGGGTCTACCGCAGCCGGGTGGTGAACCCCAAGTGGCTTCAGGCCGTCCAGCGCCACGGCTACAAGGGGGGGCTCGAGCTCGCCGCCACGGTGGACTACCTCTTCGGCTACAGCGCCACCGCCGGGGTGGTGCCGGACTTCGTCTTCGAGGGGGTGGCCGAGGCCTACGCCCTGGACCCGGGCATCCAGGCCTTCCTCAAGGCGGCCAACCCCTGGGCCCTCCAGGCCATCGCCGAACGGCTGCTGGAGGCCAGCGCGCGGGGGCTCTGGCAGGCCCGGGAGGACACTTTGGCCCGCCTGAGGGAGGTAATTTTGGAAAGCGAGGCCGCGCTAGAAGGCCTGGGGGAGGCGCCATGA
- the cobO gene encoding cob(I)yrinic acid a,c-diamide adenosyltransferase yields the protein MEEPKREKPYQKPTGERRGLVLVYTGEGKGKTTAALGLVLRAVGRGYRARILQFMKHEGAAFGEHRALAQLGVEIEGLGDGFSWKSKDLARSAALAYAGWQKARALILSGEYFLVVLDEISYPLRYGWVPLEEVLRTLRERPKGVHVVLTGRGMPEEILELADTVSEVRKVKHAFDAGVPAQRGIEH from the coding sequence ATGGAGGAGCCTAAACGGGAAAAACCCTACCAGAAGCCCACCGGCGAGCGGCGCGGGCTGGTGCTGGTCTACACCGGTGAGGGCAAGGGCAAGACCACCGCCGCTTTGGGCCTGGTGCTGAGGGCGGTGGGGCGGGGGTACAGGGCCCGCATCCTGCAGTTTATGAAGCACGAGGGCGCCGCCTTCGGCGAGCACCGCGCCTTGGCCCAGCTCGGGGTGGAGATCGAGGGGCTGGGGGACGGGTTTAGCTGGAAATCCAAGGACCTGGCCCGCTCGGCGGCCCTGGCCTATGCGGGCTGGCAGAAGGCCCGGGCGCTAATTCTATCGGGCGAGTACTTCCTGGTGGTGCTGGACGAGATCAGCTACCCCCTGCGCTACGGCTGGGTGCCGCTAGAGGAGGTGCTGAGAACCCTGCGCGAACGCCCCAAGGGGGTGCACGTGGTGCTTACCGGACGGGGGATGCCTGAGGAGATTCTCGAGCTGGCCGACACCGTGAGCGAGGTGCGCAAGGTGAAGCACGCCTTCGACGCCGGGGTGCCGGCCCAGCGGGGCATTGAGCACTAG
- a CDS encoding ATP-binding protein: protein MNYPFAAIVGQERMRQALLLAATDPALSVLLQGEKGSAKTTAARALAELLPEGAPFVNLPIGTGEERLLGGLDLDKALSGQPALKPGLLSQAHGGVLYIDEVNLLAPHLTDALLDVVVSGVGRLEREGFSLTYPARFVLLASMNPEEGRLRPQLFDRFALKVEVAGLSDPEERALAVERRLAFEQNPEGFRARFHEAQQALRERLQAARARLPGVALTPELLQEISRRVAALGIGSLRPDLALARAARALAAWEGKEVDWALVEAVWPLVLPEQPSPPPPPPPAPTPKEAPAFERTFAPRLPPHPLRLEAPQGPSARAVLEPEPERLALRASLLHLALRKGERLERQDLHTCLEEGRASPRLLLVVDASGSLAAQARMAWAKGALLRLLEETPVEVGLITFRGSGARLVLPFTRDLEAARRTLEHLPAGGRTPLAAALALALEHLDERTRLVLVTDGRANVPHQGGDPWAEALALARRIRGRAAVLDAEAGPSPLGRARQLAEAMGAVYARLEDLNDHALLLRLGV, encoded by the coding sequence ATGAACTACCCTTTTGCCGCCATCGTGGGCCAGGAGCGGATGCGGCAGGCCCTGCTGCTCGCCGCCACCGACCCGGCGCTCTCGGTGCTTCTGCAGGGGGAAAAGGGCAGCGCCAAGACCACCGCGGCCCGGGCCCTGGCCGAGCTGCTGCCGGAAGGGGCCCCCTTTGTGAACCTGCCCATCGGCACCGGGGAGGAGCGGCTGCTGGGCGGGCTCGACCTGGACAAGGCCCTCTCGGGCCAGCCGGCCCTCAAGCCGGGCCTCTTGAGCCAGGCCCACGGGGGGGTGCTTTACATCGACGAGGTCAACCTGCTGGCCCCCCACCTGACCGACGCCCTGCTGGACGTGGTGGTAAGCGGGGTGGGGCGGCTTGAGCGGGAGGGCTTCAGCCTCACCTACCCCGCCCGCTTCGTGCTTTTGGCCAGCATGAACCCCGAGGAGGGGCGGCTGCGCCCCCAGCTCTTCGACCGCTTCGCCCTCAAGGTGGAGGTCGCGGGCCTCTCCGACCCCGAGGAGCGGGCCCTGGCGGTAGAGCGCCGCCTGGCCTTCGAGCAGAACCCCGAGGGCTTCCGCGCCCGCTTCCACGAGGCCCAGCAGGCCCTGCGGGAGCGGCTACAGGCCGCCCGGGCCAGGCTCCCTGGGGTGGCCCTGACGCCCGAGCTTTTGCAGGAGATCAGCCGCCGGGTGGCCGCCTTGGGCATTGGCAGCCTGCGGCCCGACCTGGCCCTGGCCAGGGCCGCCCGGGCCCTGGCCGCCTGGGAGGGAAAGGAGGTGGACTGGGCCTTGGTGGAGGCGGTCTGGCCCCTGGTGCTGCCCGAGCAACCCTCCCCGCCCCCACCCCCCCCTCCCGCGCCCACCCCCAAGGAGGCCCCCGCCTTCGAGCGAACTTTTGCCCCCCGGCTTCCCCCCCACCCCCTGCGCCTCGAGGCCCCCCAGGGCCCCTCGGCGCGGGCGGTGCTCGAGCCCGAGCCCGAACGCCTGGCGCTTCGGGCCTCCCTGCTCCACCTGGCCCTGCGCAAAGGCGAGCGGCTGGAGCGGCAGGACCTGCACACCTGCCTCGAGGAAGGCCGCGCCAGCCCACGCCTGCTATTGGTGGTGGACGCCAGCGGCTCCTTGGCCGCCCAGGCCCGCATGGCCTGGGCCAAGGGGGCCCTGCTGCGCCTGCTGGAGGAGACCCCCGTGGAGGTGGGCCTCATCACCTTCCGCGGCAGCGGGGCCCGGCTGGTCCTCCCCTTTACCCGCGATTTGGAGGCGGCCCGGCGAACCCTTGAGCACCTCCCCGCCGGGGGCCGCACCCCTCTGGCCGCCGCCCTGGCGCTGGCCCTGGAGCACCTGGACGAGCGCACCCGGCTGGTGCTGGTCACCGACGGGCGGGCCAACGTGCCCCACCAGGGGGGCGACCCCTGGGCCGAGGCCCTGGCCCTGGCCCGACGCATCCGGGGCCGGGCGGCGGTGCTGGACGCGGAGGCCGGCCCCAGCCCGCTGGGCCGGGCCCGCCAACTGGCCGAGGCCATGGGGGCTGTCTACGCCCGGCTCGAGGACCTGAACGACCACGCCCTTTTGCTCAGGCTGGGGGTATGA